From the Deinococcus sp. Leaf326 genome, one window contains:
- the dnaA gene encoding chromosomal replication initiator protein DnaA translates to MSQEIWTDVLAYVRKNISEVEYKTWLEPVKNLGVQEGSLVLGVRNSFAQEWFRKHYQELLEDALRSLGAQNPQVSFQVLPASQDALLLHSDPPPPPPVPGGSRAAASALVPTLGDNRKSLNPKYTFENFVVGPNNNLAHAAALAVAESPGRAYNPLFIYGDVGLGKTHLMHAVGHYIAERFPDKRIEYVSTETFTNELINAIREDKTTQFRNRYRSVDLLLVDDIQFLAGKERTQEEFFHTFNALYESHKQIILSSDRPPKDIQTLEGRLRSRFEWGLITDIQSPEFETRVAILKMNAEQGGINIPQDILELIARQVTSNIRELEGALMRVVAFSSLNNVPFSRMVAAKALSNVFAPQEVKVEMIDVLRLVASHYGLTPDVVRGSGRAREVVLPRQVAQYLIRDLTDHSLPEIGQFFGRDHSTVMHAISKVGDQIVKDSVLRDTVATLRRAVQLEPDPEN, encoded by the coding sequence ATCTCGCAGGAAATCTGGACGGACGTGCTGGCCTACGTCCGCAAAAACATCTCCGAGGTCGAATACAAGACCTGGCTGGAGCCGGTCAAGAATCTGGGTGTGCAGGAGGGGTCGCTCGTGCTGGGCGTCCGCAACTCCTTCGCGCAGGAATGGTTCCGCAAGCATTACCAGGAACTGCTCGAAGACGCCCTGCGCTCGCTGGGCGCGCAAAATCCCCAGGTGAGCTTTCAGGTGCTGCCGGCGTCGCAAGACGCTCTGCTGCTGCACAGCGACCCGCCGCCGCCGCCGCCCGTACCGGGTGGAAGTCGCGCAGCGGCGAGTGCCCTGGTCCCCACGCTAGGTGACAACCGCAAGAGCCTGAATCCCAAGTACACCTTCGAGAATTTCGTGGTGGGGCCCAACAACAACCTCGCGCACGCGGCGGCGCTCGCCGTAGCCGAGTCGCCGGGCCGGGCCTACAACCCGCTGTTCATCTACGGAGACGTAGGGCTGGGCAAGACCCACCTCATGCACGCGGTGGGCCACTACATCGCCGAGCGGTTTCCCGACAAACGCATCGAATACGTCTCGACCGAGACCTTTACCAACGAGCTCATCAACGCGATCCGCGAGGACAAGACCACGCAGTTTCGCAACCGCTACCGCTCGGTTGACCTGCTGCTCGTGGACGATATCCAGTTTCTGGCCGGCAAGGAACGCACGCAGGAGGAGTTCTTCCACACCTTCAACGCGCTCTACGAGAGCCACAAACAGATCATCCTGAGCAGCGACCGGCCCCCCAAGGACATCCAGACGCTCGAGGGCCGCCTGCGTAGCCGCTTCGAGTGGGGTTTGATCACCGATATCCAGTCGCCGGAATTTGAGACGCGCGTGGCGATCCTGAAGATGAACGCCGAGCAGGGCGGCATCAACATTCCCCAGGACATCCTGGAACTGATCGCCCGGCAGGTCACGAGCAACATCCGCGAGCTCGAGGGCGCCCTAATGCGGGTGGTAGCCTTTTCCAGCCTCAACAACGTGCCCTTTTCGCGCATGGTGGCGGCCAAGGCCCTGTCCAACGTTTTCGCGCCGCAGGAAGTCAAAGTCGAGATGATCGACGTACTGCGGCTCGTCGCATCGCATTACGGCCTGACTCCTGACGTGGTGCGCGGCTCCGGACGGGCACGGGAGGTGGTCTTGCCCAGGCAGGTCGCGCAGTATCTCATCCGCGACCTCACCGACCACTCGCTGCCGGAGATCGGACAATTCTTCGGGCGCGACCACTCGACCGTCATGCACGCCATCAGCAAAGTCGGGGACCAGATCGTCAAGGACTCGGTCCTGCGAGATACGGTGGCCACTCTGCGGCGAGCGGTTCAGCTCGAACCGGATCCCGAAAACTGA
- the dprA gene encoding DNA-processing protein DprA, translating into MTRPAALSPSGVDPDGAELLALLTLRFTPHLGPRRIESLRRHFGTAHAALYAPLAQLRTVPGLDSRSLAAIGSSGAAELAQAELEKVAGAGVRLLGRGLADYPEALEALGDPPAVLWVRGEWPEFPAVPRAVGVVGTRAVSPHARSLTRQIAADLARAGVVVVSGLARGVDTEAHSAAMEAGGLSVAVLGSAVNHIYPSENVPLSRQLTLVSEYPLGTPPAQHHFPTRNRLIAALSAGSLIVEGELKSGSMITATHALECGRTVFAVPGRAGDPRAAGPHRLLREGAVLTESAQDILDELGWGTVEAASLPDLPPEQLRVLTALGTPTTLDDLQAQTRLPLPELQTALVMLQLLGLAEETGGRWARR; encoded by the coding sequence ATGACCCGCCCCGCCGCCCTTTCCCCGTCCGGAGTGGACCCGGACGGGGCCGAACTGCTCGCGCTGCTCACCCTGCGCTTCACGCCGCATCTCGGTCCCCGGCGCATAGAGAGCCTGCGCCGGCACTTCGGCACGGCGCACGCCGCCCTGTACGCTCCCCTGGCCCAACTGCGAACCGTACCGGGGCTAGACTCCCGCAGCCTTGCGGCCATCGGGAGCAGTGGGGCGGCCGAACTGGCCCAGGCCGAACTGGAGAAGGTCGCCGGAGCCGGCGTGAGACTGCTCGGCCGGGGTCTGGCGGACTACCCGGAGGCTCTGGAGGCCCTCGGCGACCCGCCGGCCGTGCTTTGGGTCCGCGGCGAGTGGCCCGAGTTTCCGGCGGTGCCCCGCGCCGTGGGCGTCGTGGGCACCCGGGCGGTCAGCCCTCATGCCCGGTCGCTCACCCGCCAGATCGCAGCCGACCTCGCGCGGGCGGGAGTGGTCGTCGTCAGCGGGCTGGCGCGCGGCGTGGATACCGAGGCGCACTCGGCGGCGATGGAGGCGGGCGGCCTCAGCGTGGCGGTCCTGGGCAGCGCGGTCAACCACATCTACCCCAGCGAGAATGTGCCTCTGTCGCGGCAGCTCACGCTGGTCAGCGAGTACCCCCTGGGGACGCCTCCCGCTCAGCACCACTTTCCGACCCGCAACCGCCTCATCGCGGCCCTGAGCGCCGGCTCACTGATCGTGGAAGGCGAGCTGAAGTCGGGGTCCATGATCACCGCGACGCACGCGCTGGAGTGTGGGCGAACCGTGTTCGCCGTACCGGGCCGGGCCGGAGACCCCCGCGCCGCCGGACCCCACCGCCTGCTGCGCGAGGGCGCGGTCCTGACCGAGTCAGCCCAGGACATCCTCGACGAGCTGGGATGGGGGACCGTGGAGGCCGCGTCTCTACCCGACCTGCCCCCTGAGCAACTGCGGGTACTGACAGCTCTGGGGACGCCCACCACCCTCGACGACCTTCAAGCTCAGACCCGCCTGCCCCTTCCCGAGCTGCAAACGGCCCTGGTCATGCTCCAGCTCCTGGGCTTGGCCGAGGAAACGGGCGGGCGCTGGGCGCGGCGCTAG
- a CDS encoding HAMP domain-containing sensor histidine kinase: MTPGAGLYSARVAWRHSLRFRLALVYTLATLMIVTVIGVGMVLYLLGQMDRQFQQRLNERAEVIAERFENPQTNLGKPAQPTSGYTAILDQSGNIQAISQALQVATGQQLKRGQPFPYLNQRPLEIQGIPMRAATRRAGDFGTVWVALPEEDVRAARTSAVSALLLALAVTPLLMLLLGWWGGRRALAGLGQAADLADRIDPTRSLATLPLPRREDEVHRLLAAINRLLVRIEAGQAREKQLLGQIVHELGAPLTVLRASLSRAGDRTGDPEVLRAALVADELTFTTQDLMQMARGQLEMRLAWHYIPARTLQGRLDRLVPGTTFVGDWHAGILCDPDRLTQALRNLLANARRAAGPQGTVTLTLAETPEEVRFTVRDTGPGLPTELGERIFDPFVSGAGSSGLGLSVSRQIAVMHGGSLSGSNPPGGGAQFVLTVPGAALGDEDDGEAGDELVAEGAPEETREALPPTLRG; encoded by the coding sequence ATGACGCCCGGCGCCGGGTTGTACTCGGCGCGGGTGGCGTGGCGCCACAGCCTGCGTTTCCGGCTGGCCCTCGTTTATACCCTGGCCACCCTGATGATTGTCACGGTGATTGGGGTAGGCATGGTGCTGTACCTGCTGGGTCAGATGGACCGGCAGTTTCAGCAGCGGCTCAACGAGCGCGCCGAGGTCATCGCCGAGCGGTTCGAGAACCCGCAGACCAACCTGGGCAAACCGGCGCAGCCCACGAGCGGCTACACGGCGATTCTGGACCAGAGCGGCAACATCCAGGCCATCAGTCAGGCGCTTCAGGTGGCGACCGGACAGCAGCTCAAGCGCGGCCAGCCCTTTCCGTATCTGAACCAGCGGCCCCTGGAGATCCAGGGAATTCCCATGCGTGCCGCGACCCGGCGGGCAGGCGACTTCGGAACCGTCTGGGTCGCCCTGCCCGAGGAAGATGTGCGCGCGGCCCGCACAAGCGCCGTGAGCGCCCTGCTGCTGGCACTGGCCGTGACCCCGCTGCTCATGCTGCTGCTGGGCTGGTGGGGGGGTCGCCGGGCGCTGGCCGGGCTGGGGCAGGCGGCCGACCTCGCCGACCGCATCGACCCGACGCGCAGCCTCGCCACCCTGCCGCTGCCCCGGCGCGAGGACGAGGTCCACCGCCTGCTCGCGGCCATCAACCGCCTACTCGTACGGATCGAGGCCGGGCAGGCGCGCGAAAAGCAGCTCCTGGGCCAGATTGTCCATGAGCTCGGCGCGCCCCTGACCGTGCTGCGGGCCTCGCTGTCGCGGGCCGGCGACCGCACCGGCGACCCCGAGGTGCTGCGCGCCGCACTGGTGGCCGACGAACTGACCTTCACGACCCAGGACCTCATGCAGATGGCCCGTGGGCAGCTGGAGATGCGGTTGGCATGGCACTACATCCCCGCCCGGACCCTCCAGGGCCGCCTCGACCGGCTGGTGCCCGGCACGACCTTTGTGGGCGACTGGCATGCCGGAATCCTGTGCGACCCCGACCGATTGACCCAGGCACTGCGCAACCTGCTCGCCAACGCGCGGCGGGCTGCTGGGCCTCAGGGCACCGTGACGTTGACACTGGCTGAGACGCCCGAAGAGGTTCGCTTCACCGTGCGCGACACCGGCCCGGGCCTGCCGACCGAACTGGGCGAGCGCATCTTCGACCCCTTCGTGAGCGGGGCGGGCAGTTCGGGCCTGGGCCTGAGCGTCTCGCGCCAGATCGCGGTGATGCACGGCGGGTCGCTGTCGGGGAGCAATCCCCCCGGCGGGGGCGCGCAGTTCGTGCTGACCGTGCCCGGCGCGGCCCTGGGCGACGAGGACGACGGCGAAGCAGGCGACGAGCTGGTGGCTGAGGGCGCACCGGAAGAAACCCGTGAGGCGCTTCCCCCTACCCTCAGGGGATGA
- a CDS encoding response regulator transcription factor, producing the protein MLAQILVVEDDPHLGPLLKEYLSADYQVHHSVTLKDAQAWLGTHSAQLILLDLNLPDGDGLDLVQALRQYSSTPVLVLSARSGVQERVAGLNAGADDYLTKPFAMPELDARITALLRRTAAGTGVNLGNTSLSTSSLLLTVNDKNVNLTEHEARILELMMRTPERVFSRADIESHLYGWETPNSNSVEVRISQLRKKLESAGSDLRIRTIRNVGYVLQV; encoded by the coding sequence ATGCTCGCGCAGATTCTCGTCGTCGAGGACGACCCGCACCTCGGACCGCTGCTCAAGGAATACCTCTCGGCCGACTATCAGGTGCACCACTCCGTCACCCTTAAAGACGCCCAGGCCTGGCTCGGGACACACAGCGCCCAGCTCATCCTGCTCGACCTGAACCTGCCCGACGGTGACGGCCTCGACCTTGTACAGGCGCTGCGGCAGTACAGCTCGACGCCGGTGCTCGTGCTCTCGGCGCGCAGCGGGGTGCAGGAACGGGTCGCGGGCCTGAACGCCGGGGCCGACGACTACCTCACCAAGCCCTTCGCCATGCCCGAACTCGACGCGCGCATCACCGCGCTGCTGCGGCGCACCGCCGCCGGGACCGGCGTGAATCTGGGCAACACCAGTCTGTCCACGAGCAGCCTGCTGCTGACCGTGAACGACAAGAATGTGAACCTCACCGAGCACGAGGCACGCATCCTGGAACTCATGATGCGCACGCCCGAGCGGGTCTTCTCGCGCGCCGACATCGAGTCGCACCTGTACGGCTGGGAGACCCCCAACAGCAACTCGGTCGAGGTCCGGATCTCGCAGCTTCGCAAGAAGCTCGAAAGCGCCGGGTCGGACCTGAGAATCCGGACCATCCGCAACGTCGGCTACGTCCTCCAGGTCTGA
- the rny gene encoding ribonuclease Y produces the protein MTMLYVILALALGLALGYFAWRSTGLKQQAERDDRLEREAQAEAQRIRAQAEDHARTLHAEAEQTRQDAARRLQEAEKRLQDAADRESGLSEQTAQFAAARDQIAALRTQVEQDRAQAKQDAAAARESLAADRQQTRREREDLGREIERLGRRAEQLDARSDKLDTLEERLEAGLRGVQAQEAEVQGRLKQADHRLYEIAALSTEAAREQILTRLDAELEEEKAIRVKAMTDRAAQEARRSARSIIAQAIQRSASETSAQMSVSVVPIPSDAMKGRLIGREGRNIRAFEALTGVDLIIDDTPEAVILSSFNPVRREVAKHVLDALVADGRIHPTRIEEMVHKAQEEMKTFIHGQGEEAAIESGVVGLKPGLVQLLGRMYFRSSYQQNVLKHSVQVAHLTGIMAAELGLDEALARRAGLLHDVGKSIDREIDGTHVEIGINLAKRFGEGPAVIDAIAHHHDPENGETLYSVLVAAADAISAARPGARREELESYVRRLEQLEQIAVSFPGVQQAYAIQAGREVRVVVQPEKVTDAQATLLAREIAARVEQDMEYPGQVQVTVVRESRAVDIAR, from the coding sequence ATGACCATGCTGTACGTGATTCTGGCACTGGCGCTGGGGCTAGCCCTGGGTTATTTCGCCTGGCGGTCCACCGGCCTCAAGCAGCAGGCCGAACGCGACGACCGTCTGGAGCGGGAGGCCCAGGCCGAGGCGCAGCGGATCCGCGCGCAGGCCGAAGACCACGCCCGCACGCTACACGCCGAGGCCGAGCAGACCCGGCAAGACGCCGCCCGGCGCCTGCAGGAGGCCGAGAAACGCCTGCAGGACGCCGCCGACCGCGAAAGCGGATTGAGCGAGCAGACCGCGCAGTTCGCCGCCGCCCGCGACCAGATCGCCGCGCTGCGCACCCAGGTCGAGCAGGACCGCGCCCAGGCCAAGCAGGACGCCGCCGCCGCGCGCGAGTCGCTCGCCGCCGACCGCCAGCAGACCCGCCGCGAACGCGAGGACCTGGGCCGCGAGATCGAGCGCCTGGGCCGCCGCGCCGAGCAGCTCGACGCCCGCAGCGACAAGCTCGACACCCTCGAAGAGCGCCTGGAAGCCGGGCTGCGCGGCGTGCAGGCCCAGGAGGCCGAGGTGCAGGGCCGCCTGAAGCAGGCCGACCACCGCCTCTACGAGATTGCCGCCCTGAGTACGGAGGCCGCCCGCGAGCAGATCCTCACACGGCTCGACGCCGAACTCGAGGAGGAAAAGGCCATCCGCGTCAAGGCGATGACCGACCGCGCCGCGCAGGAGGCCCGCCGCAGCGCGCGCAGCATCATCGCCCAGGCCATCCAGCGCAGCGCCTCGGAGACGAGCGCGCAGATGAGCGTGTCGGTGGTGCCCATTCCCAGCGACGCCATGAAGGGCCGCCTGATCGGACGCGAGGGCCGCAACATTCGCGCCTTCGAGGCCCTGACCGGCGTGGACCTCATCATCGACGACACGCCCGAAGCCGTGATCCTCTCGAGCTTCAACCCGGTGCGGCGTGAGGTCGCCAAGCACGTTCTCGACGCGCTGGTCGCCGACGGCCGCATCCACCCCACCCGCATCGAGGAGATGGTCCACAAGGCCCAGGAGGAGATGAAGACCTTCATCCACGGCCAGGGCGAGGAAGCGGCCATCGAGTCGGGCGTGGTGGGCCTCAAGCCGGGGCTGGTGCAGCTGCTGGGGCGCATGTATTTCCGCAGCTCCTACCAGCAGAACGTCCTGAAACACAGTGTGCAGGTCGCGCACCTCACCGGCATCATGGCGGCCGAACTGGGGCTGGACGAGGCGCTGGCGCGCCGCGCTGGGCTGCTGCACGACGTGGGCAAGAGCATCGACCGCGAGATTGACGGCACCCACGTCGAGATCGGCATCAACCTCGCCAAGCGCTTCGGCGAGGGTCCGGCCGTCATCGACGCCATTGCCCACCACCACGACCCCGAGAACGGCGAGACGCTGTACTCGGTGCTCGTCGCCGCCGCTGACGCCATCAGCGCGGCGCGGCCCGGCGCGCGGCGCGAGGAACTCGAGTCCTACGTGCGCCGCCTCGAACAGCTCGAACAGATCGCGGTGTCGTTTCCCGGCGTGCAGCAGGCCTACGCCATCCAGGCCGGGCGCGAGGTCCGCGTGGTCGTGCAGCCCGAGAAGGTCACCGACGCCCAGGCCACACTCCTCGCCCGCGAGATCGCCGCGCGGGTCGAGCAGGACATGGAATACCCCGGTCAGGTGCAGGTGACGGTCGTGCGCGAGAGCCGCGCGGTGGATATCGCGCGCTGA
- a CDS encoding histidinol-phosphate transaminase, whose product MTSSPPVSGTVGRAVRAAVRDVPAYPFTPLDVPIKLDQNENPYDFPEELKAEALRRMAARPWNRYPDLHADTLRDAVARYEDWDPAGVVVTPGSNVLIKLLTELAGIGQTVLTVNPTFSVYTLEAELLGARLVQMSLNPDFSLPVAELRAALTREEPGVLYLTQPHAPTGHVDAEADVRVLTEAAEAAGWVVVLDEAYHQYSRTDYRDLVRGGPARLSLRTFSKAWGLAGVRVGYLLASPELAANLQKLVSAFNVNLLAQAALEVALEQPGYVHDRVAEGIRERDRVFGALADHPTCEALPSQANFFLLRTPDADAAYRHLLSRGIVVRRQDRLHLLAGCLRVAVGTPAENDALIAAVNELR is encoded by the coding sequence ATGACCTCCTCGCCTCCTGTTTCCGGAACGGTGGGCCGCGCCGTGCGCGCCGCCGTGCGGGACGTGCCCGCCTATCCCTTTACGCCCCTGGACGTGCCCATCAAGCTCGACCAGAACGAAAATCCCTACGATTTCCCGGAGGAGCTGAAGGCCGAGGCCCTGCGCCGCATGGCCGCGCGCCCCTGGAACCGTTACCCCGACCTGCACGCCGACACCCTGCGGGACGCCGTGGCGCGCTACGAGGACTGGGACCCGGCGGGCGTGGTCGTGACCCCCGGCAGCAACGTGCTCATCAAGCTCCTGACCGAGCTGGCGGGCATCGGTCAGACCGTCCTCACCGTGAACCCCACCTTCAGCGTCTATACCCTGGAAGCCGAGCTGCTGGGCGCGCGGCTGGTCCAGATGTCCCTGAACCCCGACTTCTCGTTGCCGGTTGCGGAGCTGCGCGCGGCACTAACGCGCGAGGAGCCGGGCGTGCTGTACCTCACGCAGCCGCACGCGCCGACTGGCCACGTGGACGCTGAGGCCGACGTGCGCGTCCTGACCGAAGCTGCCGAGGCGGCGGGCTGGGTCGTGGTGCTCGACGAGGCGTACCACCAGTACAGCCGCACCGACTACCGCGACCTCGTGCGCGGGGGGCCGGCCCGCCTGAGCCTGCGGACCTTCAGCAAGGCCTGGGGGCTGGCGGGCGTGCGGGTGGGCTACCTGCTCGCCTCGCCCGAACTGGCCGCGAACCTGCAAAAACTGGTGTCGGCCTTCAACGTGAATCTGCTGGCCCAGGCCGCCCTGGAAGTGGCGCTGGAGCAGCCCGGCTACGTTCATGACCGGGTGGCCGAGGGTATCCGCGAGCGAGACCGGGTCTTCGGGGCTCTGGCGGATCACCCGACCTGCGAGGCGTTGCCCAGTCAGGCCAACTTCTTTTTGCTGCGGACCCCGGACGCCGACGCGGCCTACCGCCACCTGTTGTCGCGCGGCATCGTGGTGCGCCGGCAGGACAGGCTGCATCTGCTCGCGGGCTGCCTCCGCGTCGCCGTCGGCACGCCGGCAGAGAACGACGCATTGATCGCCGCCGTGAACGAACTGCGCTGA
- a CDS encoding YkgJ family cysteine cluster protein: MSDPFIAPPDFAPRSPLVRDCTACGACCSAPDIHALGKPLGVPCVHLNAAPNGPCLCTVYAARPGVCRSYAPDWVCGEVAPLPTLEARVLRFLEIYALEGEVGRRAWVGAAPSGR; encoded by the coding sequence GTGTCCGACCCCTTCATCGCCCCGCCCGACTTCGCGCCCCGCAGCCCGCTGGTGCGCGACTGTACGGCGTGCGGGGCCTGCTGCTCGGCCCCCGACATCCACGCGCTGGGCAAACCGCTGGGCGTGCCCTGTGTCCACCTGAACGCGGCGCCGAACGGCCCCTGCCTGTGCACCGTATACGCGGCGCGCCCCGGCGTGTGCCGCAGCTACGCGCCCGACTGGGTGTGCGGCGAGGTCGCGCCCCTGCCCACCCTGGAGGCGCGTGTCCTGCGCTTCCTGGAGATCTACGCCCTGGAAGGTGAAGTGGGCCGCCGCGCCTGGGTGGGGGCGGCCCCCTCCGGCCGCTAG